One Streptomyces sp. CG4 genomic window, CCTCGACCACCTCGCCGCCCTCGACGGCCTCACCCCCGCCGCGGCCCGGCTGCGCGACCGCCTGCTCGCCTGGAACCGCCGGATGGACGCCGGCAGCACCGACGCGGCCGCCTACGCGGCGGTGCGCGGCGCGGTCGTACGCCGGCTCGCCGCGCACCCGGTGTTCGCCCCGCTCGCCGAGCCCCCGGCCTACCCGGAGGTCCTGCTCCCCTGGCTGGCCCTCGTCCCCCGCATCGGATACGCCCTCGAACACCTGCTGCGCGCCGAGGAGTTGTACGGCATCGACCGCCCCGCCGCCGTACGCGCGGCCCTGGAGGAGGTGGCCGCCGCCCCGCCGTCCGGCACCTGGTCCGAGACCCACCGCCTCGCCCCCTGGCGCGCGCTGCCGGGGGAGCCGTACGACGAACCCGGGCTCGCCGGGGACCACGACTGCGTGCTGTGCACCTCCGCCGTCCCCGGCCTCACCGACCGCGCGGCGCGCGGCCCGGCCGCCCGTTACGTCTGGGACCTCGCCGACCGTGACAACAGCGCCTGGGTGGTCCCCTTCGGCGCCGACGGCGTCCCCGGCGCCCCCCACCACCACGACCAACTCCCCTTGTGGAGCAAGGGAGAACTGGCCCCCGTAATCACCGACTGGACCCGGCTGACCCTGCTGGAACGCCTGGAATGCCCGGAACACCCGGAACGCACCGAGGAAACCCGATGACCGACCTCTTCGCAGACCATATCCCCGACATCCCCGACATCCCCGATATCCACGACACCCCCGACTTCGGCACCGTCCGCATCCGCCCCCTCGACCCGGCGTCCGACGCGGACGTGATCCACGGCTGGGTCAGCGAGGAACGCGCCGTCTTCTGGGGCATGAACGGCCTCACCCGCGACCAGGTCGCCGAGATCTACGCCCACATGGCCGGCCTCGACACCCACCACGCCCACCTCGTCACCGTGGACGGCGCACCCGCCGCCCTGCTCCAGACGTACGAGCCCGCCGCCGACCGGGTCGGCGAGTGCTATGCCGTACGCCCCGGCGACCTCGGCATCCACGTCCTGCTCGGCCCCGCCGGCCCGGACGGACCACGCCCCGGCTGGACGTCCGCGCTGCTGACCGCGATGACGACCTACACGCTGCGGGTCCGGGACCGGCGCCGGCTCGTGGTCGACCCGGACGTGCGCAACACCAGGGCGATCGCCCGCTTCGAACGCCAGGGCTTCGTGCTCGGCCCGGCGGTCGTCCTGCCCGAGGTGGACCTCCCCGACGTGTACCTGCCGGAGAAGCACGCCCAACTCGCCTTCCTGGACCGGGCGGTGGCCCTGCCCGGCGGCTAGCCTTCTTCGAGTGACGACGCCCGAAGAGCTGATCGCCCACTACGGACTCGAACCCCTCCCCCGCGAAGGCGGCCTGTACCGGCGTACCTGGGCGGGGCCCGTACGCCCGGACGGCCGTCCCGAGGGCTCCGCCATCGTCGTCCTGCTCACCGGGGACGACTACTGCGCCCTGCACCGCCTGCCCACCGACGAGATCTGGCACTTCTACCTAGGCGACCCGCTCCGCCTCCTGCTGCTCGCCCCCGACGGCACCACCCGCACCGCCGTCCTCGGCCCCGCCCCGCTGGCCGGCCAGCACGTCCAGCTGACCGTGCCCGCCCGAACCTGGATGGGCGCGCGGGTCGCCCCGGGCGGTGCGTGGACCCTCTTCGGCACCACGATGGCCCCCGGATACACCGATGCGGACTACGAACACGGTGACGCCCGCGAACTGACGGCGCGTTACCCCTCCGAAGCCGCCCGGATCACGGAACTCTGCCGTCCATGAACCTTCTCGACGGACAGACGGCGCTGGTGACCGGCGCGGGCGGCGGCATCGGCCGCGCCATCGCGCTGCGCTTCGCCGAACAGGGCGCGGCGGTGGCCGTCCACTGCCGTACGGCAGTGGACGCGGCTGGGGAAGTGGCGGCCCGTATCCGGGAGTCGGGCGGCGCGGCCGTCGTACTGCGGGCGGACCTGACGGACGACGACGCCTGCCACCGGCTGGTCGAGGAGACGACGGCCTGGTCGGGCGGCCGCCTCACGGCACTGGTCAACAACGCGGCCGTACAACCGGTCCACCCCCTCCCCGGCATGACCGCGGCCGAGTGGCGCACGGTCGTCGACACCGACCTCACCAGCGTCTTCGCCTGCACCCAGGCCGCCGCCGCCCATATGCGGGTGCACGGCGGCGGCACCGTCACCCACATCGCCTCCATCGAGGCCGCCCACCCCGCCCCCGGCCACGCCCACTACAGCGCGGCCAAGGCGGCCGTGGTCATGCACGCCCGCGCGGCCGCCCTGGAGTACGGGCCCGACGGCATCCGCGTCAACACGGTCTCGCCCGGCCTGATCCACCGCGAGGGCCTGGCCGAGGCCTGGCCGGACGGCGTACGGCGCTGGCTGGCCGCCGCACCCACCGGCCGGCTGGGCCGCCCCGAGGACGTCGCCGACGCCTGCGTCTTCCTGGCCTCGCCGCTCGCGAGCTGGATCACCGGCCACGACCTGACCGTGGACGGCGGCGTCTCGGCCCGCCCGACCTGGTGACCGCCCGACCAGGCGCCCCCGCCCCGGTGACCGCCCGCCCCGGTGAGCAGCGCGGCCGATCTTTCCGTACCTACCGGGAGGCACGTACACGCAGGCCCGACGGAGGCGCGAGGCACAGGGAGGGGACGAGGTGCTGCGGGACCGACACCGATGGCCACGACGGCTGGCCCTGCTCTGCGCGGGCCTGTTCCTCCTCCTGCTCGGCACCGCGGCCCCCGCGTCGGCCCACGCGGCCCTGCGCGCGACCGACCCCGCCGACGGAACCGTGCTGCGCACCGCCCCCCGGCAGCTCACCCTGACCTTCACCGAGTCGGTCGGCCTGCTCACCGACTCCTTCCGCGTCTACGACCCCCACAACCACCGGCTGCGCACCGGCCCCGCCGCACACGCCCCCGGTCACCCGGACACGGCCCGCGTCACCCTCCCCACCACCCGGCTCGCCGAGGGCACCTACACGGTCGCCTGGCGGGTGGTGTCGGCGGACAGCCACCCGGTGTCCGGGGCGCTCACCTTCTCGGTCGGCCAACGCACGGCGACGACGGCGGCCCCGGCCCCCGACGACGCGGACAACCCGGCCACCACCGCCCTGTACAACATCGCCCGCTACCTCGCGTACCTCTCGCTGGCCGTGTTGCTGGGCACGGCGGCGTTCGTGGCGTACTGCCGCCCACCGAAGGCCGCCCCCCTGCGCACCCCCGTCCTGGTGGCCGCCTGGACCCTCATCGCCTCGACGGCCCTCCTGTTCGTCCTGCGCGCGCCGTACGAGGAGGGCACGTCACCGCTGCGGGCCTGCTCTCTCGGCGCCCTCGCCCACACGGCCACGACCCGGCCCGGCGCACTCCTGCTCGCCCGCCTGGCGCTGCTGCTCCTGTCCGGCGCCGGCATGGCGCTGCTGCGCGCCCGGCGCAGCAGACTCCCGCGCCGTACGACGCTCGCGGTGGCCGCGGCGCTCGCCCTCCCCCTCGCCCTGACCTGGACGGCGGCCGAACACGCCGCGGCGGGCATCCAGGTCCCGCTCGCGATCACCTCGGCCACGCTGCACCTGCTGGCCATGGGCGTCTGGCTGGGCGGCCTGGCCGCGCTCCTGCGCCTCCTGTCCCGCGCCCCGGCGCTCCCGCTCTCGGTCCCGGCCCGCTTCTCCCGCCTGGCCCTCACCTCGGTGACGGTCCTGGTCCTGACCGGCGTCTACCAGTCCTGGCGCGGCCTCGGCTCCTGGCAGGCGCTCACCGACACGACGTACGGCCGTACCCTGCTGGCCAAACTGGCGGCGGTCACCGCGCTCCTGCTGGCGGCGGCCTGCTCCCGCACCTGGACGTCACGCATGGCACAGCCACGGACCCGGGCGCGCACGACCAGGACGCCCCCCGCCCGCGTCCCCGAACCGGCCACGGGCCCCCCGTTCCCCGAGCCGCTCTCCGAGGAGCCCGTCGCTCCCGTTCCGCCCCCGCCCGTCCCGCTGCGCGCCCTGCGCCGTTCGGTGCTGGCGGAGGCGGCCGTGGCGGTGCTGGTCCTGGCCCTGACGACGCTCCTGACCAGCACCGTCCCCGGCCGCACGGCGACCGAAGCGACGGAGTCCGGCACCACGGCGCAGTACGGCATCCCGACGGCATCCGTGACGACGATCCCCTTCGACGTCGGCACCCCGGGCGGCCATGGCAGGGTCCAGGTCACCCTGAACCCCGGCCGCGTGGGCCGGACCTCCGTCCAGGCGGTCGTCTACGGCCCCGACGGCGGCCTGGCCACGGTCCCCGAACTCCGCGTCACCCTCACCCTCGCGGCCCAGCGGATCGGCCCCCTCGACACCAGGGTCACCGACCGCGGCGGCTACTGGGCCACCGACTCCTTCGACCTCCCCCTCCCCGGAACCTGGACGATGAAGGCGACGGTACGGGTGTCGGACCTGGACCAGGTGACGGTGTCGGCACCGGTACGGGTGCCACGGGGTGCCCTGGGGCTCGCCCGGCTTCAGACACCCGTCGTCGGGATACCCGGCATACCCGGCGTACCCGGGGACAGCTCTTCGCCGACCGCCGACAGGGCGTTGACCGTGGCCTGTACCGACGGGCGTACGGAGCCCTCGTTGCGCCATACCGCGTAGACGCGGCGGGTGAGTTCGGGTTCGACGGGGACGACCCGGGCGCCCGCGGGGAGGGGTGCGAGGCCGAGGGTGGGCACCATGGCCAGTCCGACGCCCGCCGCGACCAGGGCCAGTTGGGTGGGGTGTTCGTTGACCGTGTGCACGATGCGCGGTTCGGTGCCGTGTTCCCGCATGGTGAACAGCAGCCACTCGTGGCACGTGGAGCGGCGCACCCTGCTGATCCACCCTTCGTCGACCAGGTCGGTGATGCGGACGGACGGCCGGTCGGCCAGACGGTGGTTCGCGGGCAGGGCGACCTGCGCGCCGTCGGTCATGAGCAGTTTCTTGCGCACGGTCGTCGGCCAAGTGATCGGCACATGCAGCCAGTCCTGGACCAGGCCGACGTCCAGGTCGCCGCGCTCGACCTGGACGAGGGGCGAGTCGAAGTCCAATTCGCGTATGTGCAGGGAGAGTTCGGGTGCGCTCTCGGCGAGGAGACGGAGGGTCGGCGGCACCAGGCCGCGGGCGGCTGTGGGGAACGCCCCGAGGGTGAGCTCGCCCATGGGCGCGCCCCGGTAGACCTGCATCTCGGCCTCGGTCTCCTCCACGAGCGCCAGGATCTGCCCGGCGCGGGTGGCCAACAGATGGGCCATGAAGGTCAGTTTCACCCCTCGGCCACTGCGTTTCACCAGTTGGTGGCCGGTCTCCTGCTCCAGTTTGCGGATCTGTTGGGAGACGGCCGAGGTGGTGACGTGCAACACTTCGGCGGCGCCGCTGATGGAGCCGTATGTCGCTACCGCCTGAAGGATGCGGAGACGTTCGAGGTTGAGCATGTTGAAGCAACCCTACAATCAGCTCTCAGATTTTCTCGCTTGTCCTTCCGTGTAGCGTGCAGCAAAGTTCCGGCCATGGACCCCTCCCTTTCCGCGGCCGAGGCCGACGGAGCCGTGGCTCCCGCGCCTCCGGTCCCCGCGGCCCGTTCCAGCGGTGTGCCCGCGGCGGCACCCGGTCCGCGCCTCGACTGGCGCATACGCTTCGTGCTCCTGGCGCTGCTCTGGGGGCTGAGCTTCCTCTTCGTCAAGATCAGTGGTAAGGCCTACGCACCGGTCCAGGTCTCCCTGGGGCGGGTGCTCTTCGGCGCGGTGACCCTGCTGATCGTGCTCGCCGTCAAACGCGAGTCGCTGCCGCGCAGTCCCCGGCTCTGGCTGCATCTGGCCGTGGCCGCCTTCCTGCTCAACGCCCTGCCGTTCACCCTCTTCGCCTACTCCGAGGAGCGCATCACCTCCGCGCTCGCCGGAATATGCAACGCCACCACTCCGCTGTTCACGCTGCTCGTGGCGGTCAGCGCGCTGCCCGGCGAGCGGCCGGACCGGAACCGGATGGCGGGCATGGGCATCGGCTTCCTCGGCGTGCTGGTGGTCTTCGGCATCTGGAACGGCGCCAACGTCGGCGACCCGGCCGGGGCCGGCATGGCGCTGGGCGCCGCGCTGAGCATGGGCGCCGGGTGGGTGTACGTCCGCCGCTTCCTGACCGACTCCGGGCACTCCAGTGTGGCGCTGTCCGCCGCCCAGGTCACCGCTGGGGCCGTCGAACTCGCCGTCGCGACCCCGTTCCTGACGTCGGTGCCCACGCACTTCCCGCTCGTCCAGACCGCGTCGCTGCTCGTTCTCGGCGCGGTGGGGACCGGATTCGCCTTCCTCATCCAGTACGGGCTGGTGCGGGACGCGGGCGCCACGGCGGCGTCCATGGTCACGTACCTGGTGCCGGTGGTCTCCACCGCCGCCGGCGTGGTCGTCCTGGGCGAAGTACTCAAGTGGAACCAGCCGGTCGGCGCGCTGGTCATCCTGGCGGGCGCCGCACTGTCGCAGCGCCCGGCGCGGCGCTCGGCGTAGAGCCCGGCGCAGAGCCCGGCGGAGCGCTCGGCGTAGAGCCCGGCGCGGCGTGCGCGTGCCGGCGCGGCCGGTTGAGCACCGTCCCTCATGTGATCCTTTCCCGGCCCATGGGCCGCCGTCCGCGAACACAGGCGTTCCGTCGACGGCGGCCTTTTCGCCTGTCTGCAACCCGGTAACACAAAAGAAACCTACCGGAATTCGCAACGGCATTTTTTTGTTGCGCTATTTATGGTGCGAGCGGTACACGCGGCCCTGATGAGATTTAGCCCACGTCTTGATCGTTTGACGTCCGGGGTTGATTGAATCTAGCATCTAAAACGTCTCGGGGATTCCCGGGATGCTCATCGCCATCAATTCCCGAATTTCCGTTTCGGGGGATCGGAAAAGGTTTCTCATGGCTATCGCCGAAACCATCAAGAACATTCTCGTCTCGCATGTGTACGTCGAGGTCCCGGTCGACCGCATGGGTGAGCAGGACAGCCTGCGGGACGTGCTGGGCGTGGACTCGCTGGGGTTCGTCGAACTGCGTGTGCAGGTCGAGGAGGCGTTCGGCATCACGATCGACGACGACGACTTCACGCCCGAGCACTTCGCCACGATCGCCTCGCTGACCTCGCTCGTCGAGCGTCAGCAGCAGGTCGCGGCGGCCGGCGCCTGAGTCCGGACACAGCGCAGCGCAAGGCGGTGTCCGGCTGCCGGGTGCCACCGGACACCGCTTTTGTCCCGCACCCATCTGTCTCAGGGGGAATGGGGATGGACAACCCCGCCGTATCGGTTCCACCGGATCCGATCGTCATCACCGGAATGGGTTGGGTCACACCGCTCGGAAACTCCGTGCACGACGTGTGGAACGACCTGCTGAAAGGCGAGACCGGAATACGGCCGACGCCGTCGGAAATTCCGCTCCGCAGTGATCTCGCGGCCATTGTGCCGACCGTACCACTGAGCGAGGACCCGCATTCTCGGAATCTTCGCTTCACTATTTCCGCAGTCGAATCCGCGCTCGCCGACGCCGGAATCACCATCGACGCGGACGGCCTTGAACTCATTCTCGGCACCAGCTACGCCGGAAACCTCGACGACCCGGAGACGCCCTCGCTCTACACGTGGGCCCAGCAGGTCGCGGAACGCCTCGGACACGCACGGCCGCCGCTCTGCGTGACCACCGCCTGCTCCGCCGGCTCGGACGCCGTCGTGATGGGGGCCGAGCTGATCCGCTCCGGCCGCCGCGAGATCTGCGTCTGCGTCGGCACCGACGTGGTGACGCCCGCCAAGCGGCTCGGCCACTCGCTGCTCGGCACCATGACCGACCAGGCGCTGCGCAGCTTCGACAGCCGCCACAACGGCATGGTGCTCGGCGAGGGAGCCGGGGTCCTCGTCCTGGAATCGGCCGGCCACGCCCGCGAGCGTGCGGCCCGGGCACACGCGCTGCTGCGGGGCACCGGATCGGCCAACGACGCGGCCGGCATGACGGCCCCCGACCCGAGCGGCGCCAGCGTCGTGCTCGCCGTGGAACGGGCCCTGTCCGGCACCGGTGTGACGGCGCGCGACATCGCGGTGGTGAGTGCGCACGGCACCGGCACCCCCGTCAACGACGCCGTGGAGGCCACCAGCCTGCGCACGCTGTTCGGTTCCGGTGCGCCCGGTCCCGTCGTCTACGGCACCAAGGGCGCGCTCGGCCACAGCCTCGGTGCCTGCGGAATCATCGAGGCGATCACCGTCGTCAAGGCGCTCGACGACGGTCTGGTGCCGCCCGTGCACGGGCTCGGCACCCCGATGGACGACTTTCCGCTCCCGCTGCCGATCGGCGCGCCCAGTCCGGTGCCCCGCACGTCGGGACTGAGCCTGACCCTGGGGTTCGGCGGCTTCAACACCGCACTGCTCCTCACCCACCCCGGGAGCGCCCATGAGTGACCCCCGCGCCACGCCGGCCGCCGGCCGCCGTTCCCTCGTCACGGCGGGGTACGGCGAAGTGGTCACCACCGCGCCCGCCGAGCACGCGCACAACGGCTCGTCCCTGTTCGCCGACCCGGTCGCCTGGCTCATGGCCGAGGCGGTGGCCCGGGCCGTCGAGGACTGCGCGGTCGACCTGGCCGCCGTCAGGGACCACGTGGGCATGGTCGCCATCAGCGACGTGTGCACCCTGGACACCATGCGGACGATCGCCCGCGCGACGCCCCGCGGCCGGCTGTCACCGCTGAAGTTCGCCGGCGCCAATCCCGGCTCCGTCGCCGGACTGCCCTGCATCCGCAACGGCTTCCGCGGACCGACGCTGACCTTGTCGATGCCGCCCGAGGCGGCGCTGCCGGCGGCTCTGGCGATGGCGGAGGGCTGGATCGCCCGCGGCAGCGCGCGCCTCGTCCTCGTCGGAACACATCGCCGCGACGGGGACGCGCACAGCGCCCGCTGCTACGTACTGCAGTCCTCCACCGCTCCGGACTCGTGCCCCGAGCCCGATCTGAAGCGTCTTACGGCCCCGGTCCATGCGGCCGCCGCGGACCTGTGAACGCCGCGGAACTGCTGAAGAGGAGACCGTCCGTCATGCCGATCCATGCCCTGGCCGCCCCGGCCCTGGAGATCACCCGCGACGACGTCGTCGCCCTGCTGTCCCGTACCGTCGACCTCAGCCACCCGCACGGCACCGGCGACGCGCCGGACTTCGACGACGTCCTCGCCGACGTCCAGAGCCTGCGACTGGCCGAGGGAACCCCCGTCGTCATCGCCCTGTCCAACGGGGCGCACCTGCTCAAGCAGTACTTCGCCGTGCTGCTCAGCGGCTGTGTCCCGCTGGCGGTGTCCCCCTCGACCTCCTCGGCGCGGATCGCCGCGCTCGCCGGGCACCTCAAGGCGGGCGCCCTGATCGCCGCCCGGATCGATCCCGCCCGCTACGGCGTGGACACGGTCCACCGGGCCGGCGCCGAGGAAGCGGTCCTGCTCCCCATGGGCGGACCGCAGGGCGCCTACCGGGCGGGCGAGGTGCTCATGCTCACCTCGGGTACCTCCGGGATGTTCAGCGCCTGCCTGCACCGGCTGGACTCGTTGCTGCGCAACGCCCGCCGGCACAGCGCCGCCGTCGGTGTCCGGGCCGACGACCGACTGCTGATCAGCCTGCCCCTGTACTACTCGTACGCGATCGTCGCCCAGGCGATGACCGCGCTGGTCACCGGTGCCGGGCTGGTGATCTCCGGTCCGCCCTTCAACCCCGCCGCCTACCGCGCGACCATCGAGCGCCACGGCATCACCTCGTCCTCCGTCACCCCGACGATCGCCCGGCAACTGCTGGAGATCGGCGCAGTACTGCCCGCGCCGCTGCGTTCGCTCGCCGTCGGGGGCGACCGTCTGACGCCCGGCCATGTCTCCGGGCTGCTGGACCTCAACCCCGGTGGCGAGCTGTACCTCACCTACGGACTCACCGAGGCCGGCCCACGGGTGGCCACCCTGGCGGCCCACACCGAACCCGCCCACCGCCACGCCTCGGTCGGGCTGCCGCTGGACGACGTCACCGTCGCCCTGCGCGACACCGACGCCGACGGGGTGGGGGAACTGGTCGTGACCACCGATACCGCGCTGTTGCGCAAGGTGGGTCCCGCGGCGCGCCAGCCGCTGGTCGAACCGGGTGTGGTCGCCACCGGCGACCTCTTCAGCCGCGACGAGGACGGCTACCTGTACTACCAGGGGCGCCTCTCCGACTTCGTGGTGATCCGCGGCGAGAAGGTCTCCCTGTACTCGATCCGCCAGGCCGTGCAGACCGTGCCGGGCGTGGCCCGCTGCGTGCCGGTGGTCGGCCGGGACGACGACGGCGAGAACTGCGTCGACCTGGAGATCCACGCCTCCGAACCGGTACTGGTCACCGAGGCGATGGTGCGGGAGGCCCTCCGCCCCCTGCTGATGCGCAGCGAACGCCCCCGGCGCATCACGATCGTTCCCCTGGCCGCGACCGCGCAGCACAAGTGACTCCCGTAGCGGGAGAGAGGACCGGCACCGTGCCGAACAACGACCGTACCCAGCTCTTCTGCGTGCCCCACGCCGGCGGCTCCGCGGGGGTCTTCCGTCCCTGGCAGCGCAGCTTCCCCGAACACGTCGAGGTGGTCCCGCTGGAACCCGCGGGCCGCGGCGTGCGCCGCTCGGAGCCCTTCGCCACCGACCTGTCGGCCGCCGCGGCCGACCTGTGCGACACGCTGCTGGACCGGCTGACGGGCGACGACTTCGTGCTGCTCGGCCACTGCATGGGGGCGCTGCTGGCGTACGAGATGGTCTGCCACCTGGAACGCCAGGGGCTGAAGAGCCCGCGGACCCTCATCGTCTCCGGTCGCAACCCCCCGCATCTGCAGACCGCGTGGGGCAAGCGGGTGGCCGGGCTCCCCGACGACGAGCTCTTCGCCGAGCTCTCCTCGGTCGGGGGTGTCCCCAAGGGCCTGAGCCGCGCCATGGCCGAGGGTTTCCTGCACATCATCCGCAACGACCAGCGCATGGTGCACGCCTACACCCCGGCCCGCCCCGTGCACCGGATCGCCGTCCCGGTGCTCGTCCTGGCCGGCCGGGAGGACGAGATGACACAGGCGGACCAGCTTCCCCGCTGGTCGGACTACACCACCGGTCCCGTCGACGTCGAGTACCTGACCGGCGGTCACTACTTCCTCTACGACTGGCCGGAGCACGTCGCCGCGCGCGTGACCGCCACCGAGGCGCAGGGGGTCGCCACCGCATGAAGTACCGCTATCTCGGCACCACGGGCGTGCGCGTCAGCCAACTGTGCCTGGGCACGCTGATGTTCGGCGCCTGGGGTGACAACAGCGCCGACGACTCGATACGCATCATCGACCGGGCGATGGCCGCCGGCATCAACTACATCGACACCGCGGACTCCTACTCGCGCGGCGAGTCGGAGGAGATCCTCGGAAAGGCGCTGGCCCGGTCGGGTAGGCGGGACCGGGTGGTGCTGGCCACCAAGTGCCACGCGCCGATGGGAGTGGACCCCAACTCCCGTGGGAACAGCCGCCGTTGGATCCACCAGGCGGTGGACGCGAGCCTGCGACGGCTGGGGACGGACTGGATCGACATCTACCAGATGCACCGTCCGGACCCGCACACCGACATCGACGAGACGCTGGGCGCCCTCACCGACCTGGTACGCGCCGGGAAGATCCGCTACCTGGGCAGCTCGACGTTCCCGGCCCATCAGATCGTCGAGGCGCAGTGGACGGCGGAGCGGCGCCACCGGGAACGCTTCGTCACCGAACAGCCGCCGTACTCCCTGCTCGCCCGGGAGATCGAGGCCGATGTGCTGCCGGTGTGCCAGAAGTACGGGATGGGCGTGGCGACCTGGAGCCCACTCGCCGGCGGCTGGCTGACCGGCCGCTACCGCAA contains:
- a CDS encoding DMT family transporter; amino-acid sequence: MDPSLSAAEADGAVAPAPPVPAARSSGVPAAAPGPRLDWRIRFVLLALLWGLSFLFVKISGKAYAPVQVSLGRVLFGAVTLLIVLAVKRESLPRSPRLWLHLAVAAFLLNALPFTLFAYSEERITSALAGICNATTPLFTLLVAVSALPGERPDRNRMAGMGIGFLGVLVVFGIWNGANVGDPAGAGMALGAALSMGAGWVYVRRFLTDSGHSSVALSAAQVTAGAVELAVATPFLTSVPTHFPLVQTASLLVLGAVGTGFAFLIQYGLVRDAGATAASMVTYLVPVVSTAAGVVVLGEVLKWNQPVGALVILAGAALSQRPARRSA
- a CDS encoding GNAT family N-acetyltransferase codes for the protein MTDLFADHIPDIPDIPDIHDTPDFGTVRIRPLDPASDADVIHGWVSEERAVFWGMNGLTRDQVAEIYAHMAGLDTHHAHLVTVDGAPAALLQTYEPAADRVGECYAVRPGDLGIHVLLGPAGPDGPRPGWTSALLTAMTTYTLRVRDRRRLVVDPDVRNTRAIARFERQGFVLGPAVVLPEVDLPDVYLPEKHAQLAFLDRAVALPGG
- a CDS encoding class I adenylate-forming enzyme family protein; this encodes MPIHALAAPALEITRDDVVALLSRTVDLSHPHGTGDAPDFDDVLADVQSLRLAEGTPVVIALSNGAHLLKQYFAVLLSGCVPLAVSPSTSSARIAALAGHLKAGALIAARIDPARYGVDTVHRAGAEEAVLLPMGGPQGAYRAGEVLMLTSGTSGMFSACLHRLDSLLRNARRHSAAVGVRADDRLLISLPLYYSYAIVAQAMTALVTGAGLVISGPPFNPAAYRATIERHGITSSSVTPTIARQLLEIGAVLPAPLRSLAVGGDRLTPGHVSGLLDLNPGGELYLTYGLTEAGPRVATLAAHTEPAHRHASVGLPLDDVTVALRDTDADGVGELVVTTDTALLRKVGPAARQPLVEPGVVATGDLFSRDEDGYLYYQGRLSDFVVIRGEKVSLYSIRQAVQTVPGVARCVPVVGRDDDGENCVDLEIHASEPVLVTEAMVREALRPLLMRSERPRRITIVPLAATAQHK
- a CDS encoding polyketide synthase, whose translation is MSDPRATPAAGRRSLVTAGYGEVVTTAPAEHAHNGSSLFADPVAWLMAEAVARAVEDCAVDLAAVRDHVGMVAISDVCTLDTMRTIARATPRGRLSPLKFAGANPGSVAGLPCIRNGFRGPTLTLSMPPEAALPAALAMAEGWIARGSARLVLVGTHRRDGDAHSARCYVLQSSTAPDSCPEPDLKRLTAPVHAAAADL
- a CDS encoding acyl carrier protein; its protein translation is MAIAETIKNILVSHVYVEVPVDRMGEQDSLRDVLGVDSLGFVELRVQVEEAFGITIDDDDFTPEHFATIASLTSLVERQQQVAAAGA
- a CDS encoding glucose 1-dehydrogenase, which encodes MNLLDGQTALVTGAGGGIGRAIALRFAEQGAAVAVHCRTAVDAAGEVAARIRESGGAAVVLRADLTDDDACHRLVEETTAWSGGRLTALVNNAAVQPVHPLPGMTAAEWRTVVDTDLTSVFACTQAAAAHMRVHGGGTVTHIASIEAAHPAPGHAHYSAAKAAVVMHARAAALEYGPDGIRVNTVSPGLIHREGLAEAWPDGVRRWLAAAPTGRLGRPEDVADACVFLASPLASWITGHDLTVDGGVSARPTW
- a CDS encoding copper resistance protein CopC encodes the protein MLRDRHRWPRRLALLCAGLFLLLLGTAAPASAHAALRATDPADGTVLRTAPRQLTLTFTESVGLLTDSFRVYDPHNHRLRTGPAAHAPGHPDTARVTLPTTRLAEGTYTVAWRVVSADSHPVSGALTFSVGQRTATTAAPAPDDADNPATTALYNIARYLAYLSLAVLLGTAAFVAYCRPPKAAPLRTPVLVAAWTLIASTALLFVLRAPYEEGTSPLRACSLGALAHTATTRPGALLLARLALLLLSGAGMALLRARRSRLPRRTTLAVAAALALPLALTWTAAEHAAAGIQVPLAITSATLHLLAMGVWLGGLAALLRLLSRAPALPLSVPARFSRLALTSVTVLVLTGVYQSWRGLGSWQALTDTTYGRTLLAKLAAVTALLLAAACSRTWTSRMAQPRTRARTTRTPPARVPEPATGPPFPEPLSEEPVAPVPPPPVPLRALRRSVLAEAAVAVLVLALTTLLTSTVPGRTATEATESGTTAQYGIPTASVTTIPFDVGTPGGHGRVQVTLNPGRVGRTSVQAVVYGPDGGLATVPELRVTLTLAAQRIGPLDTRVTDRGGYWATDSFDLPLPGTWTMKATVRVSDLDQVTVSAPVRVPRGALGLARLQTPVVGIPGIPGVPGDSSSPTADRALTVACTDGRTEPSLRHTA
- a CDS encoding cupin domain-containing protein encodes the protein MTTPEELIAHYGLEPLPREGGLYRRTWAGPVRPDGRPEGSAIVVLLTGDDYCALHRLPTDEIWHFYLGDPLRLLLLAPDGTTRTAVLGPAPLAGQHVQLTVPARTWMGARVAPGGAWTLFGTTMAPGYTDADYEHGDARELTARYPSEAARITELCRP
- a CDS encoding beta-ketoacyl-[acyl-carrier-protein] synthase family protein, coding for MDNPAVSVPPDPIVITGMGWVTPLGNSVHDVWNDLLKGETGIRPTPSEIPLRSDLAAIVPTVPLSEDPHSRNLRFTISAVESALADAGITIDADGLELILGTSYAGNLDDPETPSLYTWAQQVAERLGHARPPLCVTTACSAGSDAVVMGAELIRSGRREICVCVGTDVVTPAKRLGHSLLGTMTDQALRSFDSRHNGMVLGEGAGVLVLESAGHARERAARAHALLRGTGSANDAAGMTAPDPSGASVVLAVERALSGTGVTARDIAVVSAHGTGTPVNDAVEATSLRTLFGSGAPGPVVYGTKGALGHSLGACGIIEAITVVKALDDGLVPPVHGLGTPMDDFPLPLPIGAPSPVPRTSGLSLTLGFGGFNTALLLTHPGSAHE
- a CDS encoding aldo/keto reductase translates to MKYRYLGTTGVRVSQLCLGTLMFGAWGDNSADDSIRIIDRAMAAGINYIDTADSYSRGESEEILGKALARSGRRDRVVLATKCHAPMGVDPNSRGNSRRWIHQAVDASLRRLGTDWIDIYQMHRPDPHTDIDETLGALTDLVRAGKIRYLGSSTFPAHQIVEAQWTAERRHRERFVTEQPPYSLLAREIEADVLPVCQKYGMGVATWSPLAGGWLTGRYRKGQEIAPTRRANRWGKRYDMSAEANQRKLDAVEQLALLAEESGLTLIELALAFVMEHPGVTSAIIGPRTMEQLESQLSAADVRLGRDVLDRIDEIVPPGRTLNVEDGGWLPPELSEATLRRRSAR
- a CDS encoding alpha/beta fold hydrolase, yielding MPNNDRTQLFCVPHAGGSAGVFRPWQRSFPEHVEVVPLEPAGRGVRRSEPFATDLSAAAADLCDTLLDRLTGDDFVLLGHCMGALLAYEMVCHLERQGLKSPRTLIVSGRNPPHLQTAWGKRVAGLPDDELFAELSSVGGVPKGLSRAMAEGFLHIIRNDQRMVHAYTPARPVHRIAVPVLVLAGREDEMTQADQLPRWSDYTTGPVDVEYLTGGHYFLYDWPEHVAARVTATEAQGVATA